A portion of the Candidatus Cloacimonadota bacterium genome contains these proteins:
- a CDS encoding gamma carbonic anhydrase family protein: MILEYLGKKPQVGKEVFIAEGAKVIGDVTLGDNVSVWFNAVVRGDVNYIKIGNNTNIQDNCVLHVTTHTAPLNIGKNVIVGHNVILHGCTIEDNCLIGSGAIIWDGAVIGEGSIVGAGAVVLEGFNAPPHSLIIGTPAKIKREVPEEQYKKISVAADHYAQYAQNYLKDRK, encoded by the coding sequence ATGATTCTAGAATATTTAGGAAAAAAACCTCAAGTCGGGAAAGAAGTATTCATCGCAGAGGGTGCTAAGGTAATCGGAGATGTGACACTTGGAGATAATGTAAGCGTATGGTTCAATGCTGTTGTGCGTGGAGATGTGAACTATATTAAAATAGGAAATAATACCAACATACAGGACAATTGCGTTCTGCATGTAACAACACATACAGCTCCTTTAAATATTGGAAAGAATGTCATCGTGGGACATAATGTCATTTTGCACGGGTGCACTATCGAGGATAACTGTTTGATCGGGAGTGGAGCTATCATCTGGGATGGTGCTGTGATCGGTGAGGGCTCGATCGTTGGTGCAGGAGCCGTCGTCCTAGAAGGTTTTAATGCCCCTCCTCATTCACTTATAATCGGTACACCTGCAAAGATTAAGCGGGAAGTTCCTGAAGAACAATATAAAAAAATCAGCGTTGCTGCAGACCATTATGCGCAATATGCACAAAATTATTTAAAGGATAGAAAATAG